The genomic window TCTGGCTGTGCTGTTCGGAGCGGCGGCTCCGGCGCCTCCTCGGGTCCCCGCCGGCGGACCCGCGAACCGTCTCGAGCGCCGACCCGGAGCTGCGGGCGGAGGCGCTCGCCGTCGGCGGGACGCTCGCGGCGACCGAAGCTTCCTGTTCTCGATGCACGGCTGGAACCTGTTTCCCGGCACCGGCTGGCTCCACGAGACCGGCCGCGGGCACGCGACGGGTAACCACCTCAACGTCCCGCTCCCGGCCGCCACCGGCGGGCGGACGTCCCTCGCCGTCCTCGAGCGACTGCTCCCGCCGTGGCTCCGGCGAGTCGATCCCGATCTCGTCGTCTACGTCGCCGGTGCGGACGTTCACGCGGCCGATCCGACGGGGAACCTCCGGCTCACGGTCGGCGAGATCCACGAGCGCGACCGCCTCGTCGCCGAGCACGTCGGCGCTCGCCCGCTCGTCGCGGTGCTGGGCGGCGGCTACGGGCCCGAGGCGGGGACGATCCACGCCAACACTGCGGCGGCGATTCTCGAGGGTGACGTCGATTCGGACCCGATACGAACGCCGGACGGCTCGGCGATCGAACCTGACGAACGACCGACGCCGGAAACGAAAGGCGACGACGCGCCTCGAGTGGTCGCTCGGCGGTGGCTCGCGGCGCTCGTCGACTACTGCGAGCGTCACTACGACGGGGTGGCCGATCCCGAATAGCGAACGGAGGGAAAACCGAACCGCGGTCAGGCCTCGTCCTCGAGGGCCAGCGACGCCAGCATGGCCTCGAGTTGCAGCCGCTCGTTCGCGCCCTCAGTGATCCGATAGTCCACTTCGCCAAGTCGCTCGAGCAGCCGAACCGTCGCCCGCTCGGGGATGTCGAACTCCCAGGCCGAGCGGTGGAGCTGATCGATGACGTCGCCGCCGGCGAGGCCGCGCTCCATCAGGAGGTCCTCGAGGGCGGCGCGAGCGGCGGTGAAGTCGCCGTCGATGGCGTGCTCGACCATCTCCTCGACCTCCTCCGGGCGGGCGGTGGCGGTGATCGCGAAGACGGTCTCCTCGTCGACGGTCTCGCCCATCACGGCGGCCGCCTGGAGGCCGTTGATCGCCTTTCGCATGTCGCCGTCGGACGCGTAGACCAGCGCGTCGACGCCGTCGTCGGTGACCTCGATCCCCTCGTTGTCGGCGATTTCCCGGACTTGGGCCTCGATGGCGTCCTCTGTGAGTTCGGTGAATCGGAAGACCGCACACCGCGATTGAATGGGGTCGATGATCTGGCTCGAGTAGTTACACGAGAGGATGAAGCGCGTGTTGTTCGAGAACTGCTCCATCGTCCGGCGCAGCGCCGACTGGGCGTCGGAGGTCAGCGCGTCGGCCTCGTCCAAGAAGATGATGCGGTGATCGTAGCCGCCGAAGGACGAGCGCGCGAAGTCCTTGATCCGGTCGCGGACGACGTCGATCCCGCGCTGGTCGGAGGCGTTCAGTTCGAGGAAGTTCTCGCGCCAGTCGTCGTCGTAGATTTCGCGGGCGATAGCCTGTGCTGCGGTCGTCTTGCCGGTTCCCGCCGGCCCCGCGAACATGAGGTGGGGGAGGTCGTCCTGCTCGACGTACCGCTTCAGGCGCGGCACGATGTTCTCGTGGCCCTTGATCTCGTCGAGCCGTTCCGGGCGGTACTTCTCGATCCAGACTTCGGTCTTCCCGGGAGTCGGCTCCGCCGCCTCGACGTCGGCCTCGCTCATACCGCTCGAAAGGGACGGCCGGAAGGTGAATCTTGCCTTGTCCGCGTCCGGACGGTCGTCCCGGCGTTACCGTCGTACGGAGCGAATCACGGCGGAAAGACAGTCCGTCGTGCTGACTACTGCGTGTGGGATTTTTCTCAGCGTTCGTCGTACGGTAGTGTATGGGAGATAACATAAACTCGCGGACACTACTCGTCGTCGCTCTCGTGGGAATCGTCGTCGCTGGCACCGTCCCGATGACCGTCGCGGCACAGGCGGATCGAACGGGCGGAACGGTCGTCGTCGAGGAAGGAGAGACGGTCGACAGCCTCGAGGCGTTCGGCGGCACCGTCATCGTCGAAGGCACCGTGACGGGCGACGTCAGCGGCGTGGCCGGCGACGTCCGGATCGAGGGCGACGTCGGCGGCGACCTCGAGGTCGCGGCCGGCAGCGTCACGATCGCGGGGACCGTCGAGGGCGACGTCGAAGCCGCCGGCGGGAGCGTGACGATCACCGAGGCGGGCGTCGTCGGTGGGACGACCTCGATCGGCGCCGGAACGGTCGTCGTCGACGGAACGCTCGAGGGAGACGCGGAGATCGGCGCCGAGACGATCCAACTGGGTGAGGACGCGTCGATCGCGGGCGACCTGCGCTACGGCGGCGACCTCCAAGGGAACACCGACGCGGTCGCCGGCGACATCGAGCAGGACTCGTCGGTCGGCGTCGATCTCGCGCCGACGATCCAGCCGATCGCCTCGTGGCTGTTCGCGGCGTACGCGCTGGCGCTGAACCTCGTGCTCGGAGCCGCGTTGCTCGCCCTGTTCCCCCGGTTCTCTGACGGAGTCGCGGACCGCGTCTCGAGCGCGCCCGGTCGGTCCGGGCTGGCCGGGCTCGGCGTCCTCGTCGGCGTCCCCATCCTGCTCATCGCGCTGGCGATCACGGTGGTCGGAATCCCGTTCTCGATCGTCGGCGCGTTCGCGTTCGTCCTCGTCGTCTGGCTCGGGATCGTCTACGGTCGCTTCGCCGTCGGGGCGTGGCTCCTCTCGCTCGTCGGCGTCGGCAATCGGTGGCTCGCGCTGGTGGTCGGGCTGGTCATCGGCGCGGCCCTCGGACTGATTCCGATCGTCGGCGGCGTGCTGGACCTGCTCGTCCTCCTGCTGGGCATCGGCGCGCTCGCCGTCGGCCTGTACAGCCACTGGCGGACCGCGCGGAAGCGCGACCGAGAACCCCGACACGGGGTCGGCCCCGACGGGCCGACGATCGACTAATGGGACCCCGCGTCAGCGCCGGCCCGCCGGTCCGCGGCCGAGGGCGAGAG from Haloterrigena sp. KLK7 includes these protein-coding regions:
- a CDS encoding replication factor C small subunit → MSEADVEAAEPTPGKTEVWIEKYRPERLDEIKGHENIVPRLKRYVEQDDLPHLMFAGPAGTGKTTAAQAIAREIYDDDWRENFLELNASDQRGIDVVRDRIKDFARSSFGGYDHRIIFLDEADALTSDAQSALRRTMEQFSNNTRFILSCNYSSQIIDPIQSRCAVFRFTELTEDAIEAQVREIADNEGIEVTDDGVDALVYASDGDMRKAINGLQAAAVMGETVDEETVFAITATARPEEVEEMVEHAIDGDFTAARAALEDLLMERGLAGGDVIDQLHRSAWEFDIPERATVRLLERLGEVDYRITEGANERLQLEAMLASLALEDEA
- a CDS encoding polymer-forming cytoskeletal protein, whose product is MGDNINSRTLLVVALVGIVVAGTVPMTVAAQADRTGGTVVVEEGETVDSLEAFGGTVIVEGTVTGDVSGVAGDVRIEGDVGGDLEVAAGSVTIAGTVEGDVEAAGGSVTITEAGVVGGTTSIGAGTVVVDGTLEGDAEIGAETIQLGEDASIAGDLRYGGDLQGNTDAVAGDIEQDSSVGVDLAPTIQPIASWLFAAYALALNLVLGAALLALFPRFSDGVADRVSSAPGRSGLAGLGVLVGVPILLIALAITVVGIPFSIVGAFAFVLVVWLGIVYGRFAVGAWLLSLVGVGNRWLALVVGLVIGAALGLIPIVGGVLDLLVLLLGIGALAVGLYSHWRTARKRDREPRHGVGPDGPTID